The following DNA comes from Rhodopirellula bahusiensis.
CCCGTGGCAAATCGCTTTTTCAAACCACCGCCAGTTAGCCGATGGTCCTTGAGCCTGGTCGCGTCGTAGAAACCGATGCGAACGCACTGCGGCTGGATTTCCTAAATCTACGAATGATTGGCCCTGAAGTGTTCTACTCCAGCCATCATAGGTTGTGCAGTTTTTAGAGCTGTGTTTGTGTCGTCTTGCGAAACTCGCTCGACGAAGGAGGTCGTGCAGTTTTGAAGTTGTTGTATTGCCACGCGTTTATCATCATCCTCCCCTTGGGAGGGTCGAGCGAAGCGAGGGGAGGGCTCAGCATTGAATCCAGCGCGTAACCCTCCCCGGCCCGAAGCGGGCCGACCCTCCCAAAGGGAGGGTGAAGTAAGACTGCACGACCAAATCAGTTGCAAGGATGCTACGTCAGTGTGTGGGCAATTCGTTGCTGCCCGCTTGGCTGACCCGGGGCGGGTTCAATTGCGATTCGTCCCACATCGGTTGTGGTTCGGGAACGGGGACCGACATGTCTGGCTGAGAGATGGTCGGAACGGATTGATGCTGAACCGGTTGGCTTCGGAAAGTCTGGTGGTAATCAGCCAGGTGCTGATCGAGGTTTCGTGAAAGCATGCGACCATTGGCGTGGCCGGCGATCACACAACCGTAATACAACGCCGCTCCACCATCGGGAATGAACCAGCTCGCAGTTCCCGCAACGTACGTTCCGTAGGCTGGGTACAGAATACGATTGGCCTCGATGATTCCCGCACGATCATGGCGATCATAGAGGTGAGCCATCACGTCTCGCGAAGCGATTGTTTCGTGCCAAGTAGGAAAGAACGTGTACGCCAACGCGTAGGTCCCTTGGTATCGGCGACGTGTGAAGTCTTTTGCATGTGCCAGTTCATGCAAGGCAATCGAGGGAACATCGCTGTACAGATGGACGGTCTGCGTGAATGGGTTGAAGTGGTCTCCGCCGAAGAAGCGACCTGGCAAAATCGTTTCGCCACCGACGGACAAAAGTCCCAGGGTATAGCGATATGGCCAAGCAACAGTTTTGTTCTGCCGCAATCGGTGAAAGTCCTTCAGCGGTGCATACTGGTTCACTCGCACCTTCACGTGAGGCAGATTGTTTTCGTCCAAGTATTCAGCGACTGTCTCGACGGTCGGGCTGGTGACATGGTGATTGTCGACCCGGTGATCCCACAACAAAATTTTGTCGGGGATGCCCCAAATCCATCCCGCGGTGTCGAGCACCTTGTGGGGTTCGCCGAATTCGACCTGACTGGATGAGTCGTTGAGCAACTCGGGCGCGATGTACTGCGGGCGAGCAGGAATGTGTGCAGGGGTCAGCACGTGGCAACCGGTGGAACTGAGCAGTCCCAACGTGGTCACCACGAGAGCCAAGAGTTGGCAACGAATCGCTGCGTGCACCTTCATTCCGCCAATCCCTTCACCGAATTCTGATGTCGACTGAGACTCGCGAATTGATTTTCGCGAGCGAGCCTATCCATGAACAGAAGCGAACCAGCAGGTGGCTCGGCTCCGCAGGATTTCTATCGGAAGGGGACCGGGTCCAGGACAAATCGAACTGGACCGGTCATGCGAAATTTACTGCCTTTGCCGGCAGTAGTTTCACATCAGCCGTTTCACGCCAGGCGGTCAGATGCCACGTGGTAGTGCGGGTCTTCGGAAACGTTCACTTCAACCAAGTCACCAGCCTGATTCAACAATGAGCGACACTCTTCGCTGAGGTGAGTCAGGTGCAAACGTTTGCCCGCGGCTTGGTACTTTTCCGCCAGTCCGTTGATGGCTTCCAAACCCGATTGGTCATAGACGCGGGTGTAGTAGAAGTCGATCACCACGTCATCGGGATCTTCCGAGACATTGAACATGTCTTTGAACGAAGAAACCGAAGCGAAGAACAATGGGCCATGCAGCTGATAGATCTTGCTGCCGAACTCGTTGATTTTGACGTCGGCACCAATGTGCGTGGCGTGTTGCCAAGCGAAGACCAAGGCCGACACGATCACACCCAAGATCACAGCCGATGCCAAGTCGTGCATCAACACGGTGTATCCCGCCACCAAGATCATCACAAACATGTCACTGCGTGGCATGCGGCGAAGCATCTTGATTGACGCCCATTCGAACGTCCCGATCACCACCATGAACATGACGCCGACCAAAGCCGCCATCGGAATTTGTTCAATCCAAGGTGCCAAGAACAACACGAACAACAACAAGCAGATTGCGGCTGTGATTCCCGAGAGTCGACCACGACCGCCCGAGTTCACGTTGATCAGCGACTGACCAATCATTGCACAGCCGCCCATGCCCCCGAACAAACCACACACCAAGTTGGCGGTGCCTTGCCCGATGCATTCGCGATTGCCTTGTCCGCGAGTTTCAGTGATTTCGTCGATCAGCGACAACGTCATCAGGGACTCAATCAGTCCAACGCCGCAAAGCACAATCGCGAAAGGGAAGATGATTTTCAGTGTCGCCCAATTGAACGGAACCATTTCGAATTCCATCCAGAAAGGCATTGGCAATCCGCCGCTGATGCCTGATTCGGATTCGGCCGTTTCTTCTGCACCGGGATCAGCCGGTGGCATTTCGATGTCTGGCGTGTCGGTTGCCGATGCGAAGGAATCTTTGATCGTTGGTCCGTCTTGAGCAACCACGGCACTGATCAACGTCGTTGATCCATCGGCCGAGTTGACCGGGTTGAATTGTGCCGCGTGCAAGGCAGCTTCAGCTTCTTCGGCTGCCATCGCTTCATTGGCGGCTTTGGTTTCAGCGGCGATGGTGTTGGTTCGCAGCATGTCGCCGACCGTGGCCAACAAGTTTTCGCCGGTGTCAGTCCGTTGCGATTCATTCACCGCAACGGCGATCAACGTGATACTCAGAATCGCAGCGAGCGAAGCAGGAATCGCCGTCGTGACCTTTGGCAACAACCAGATGATCGCCATCGTCAAACCGACCAAAGCCAGCATTGCGAAAAGAGGCAATCCATTCAGGTAAACCAAGGTTCCTGATTCAGAAAGTGTTTTGAAACTGCCTAACTGAGCCATCCCAATGACGATCGCCAATCCGTTGACAAATCCCAGCATCACCGGGTGAGGCACCATGCGGATGAGCTTTCCCAGTCGCAGCAAGCCGATGACGATTTGCAACACGCCGCACAGGATCACGGTCGGGAACAAGTACTCGACACCGTGATCGGCGACCAACGCCACGACCACAACTGCCATGGCTCCCGTCGCACCGGAGATCATCCCAGGTCGGCCGCCGACAACGGCCGTGATCAATCCCAGGAAGAAAGCCGAATACAAACCGATCAGAGGTGACACGCCAGCGACGAAGGCGAAGGCGATCGCTTCTGGTACGAGGGCCAACGCAACGGTGAGTCCAGAGAGAAGGTCGTTCTTAAACGAACTGGTTTGTTGACGAAAGAAGTTCAGCATTTTGGTTTCCGAAGCCGCGACTCATCGATTCAGTCGCTGGCTCTGCTAGGTCATTAGGGATGGAGCTTCCTCAAACCTAGGCCACCGTGAGACAAAAGCACGTCCGAATGAATATTCGGGGCATCAGCAAAACCCGATCGACTTACCGGTTAAGGTGTCGCGGGCGGGTGATAAAACCCAAGAAGCGACGCAGGTCAGTCCATTCATTCCTGCGTGAAAGCCGGACTATAATCCTGTCCTACCTTGGGTCAACGCGAATTCACTTGGCCCAGCCTGCCTTCCATCGGTGCCGTAATTCCCCGACATCGACCCGCCAGAAGTTCGAACGCAAACTAACGCGCTCCACACTTACTTTATGTTCATCCGAGGTGACTGATCGCCCCGGTACCCGCCCCATCTGACCCACCTAAATCCACAGAGTTCGATCATGCGGCTCATTTCAGATTTTTTCGCTGCTTTCCTGTTTCTTCAGCGAATCCCCACACCAACCGCTGTGGTGACACTGACCTTTGCCGGTTGTTGCCTGCTAAGCGATCCATCCACTTCGGTCGTTCGAGCGGATGAATCAGTGGAAAAAGCAGCCAATGTCAAATCGGACAATGTCTCGGTTCAGATCTTTGACACCAGCGCGCCGGGATGGCGGCAATTGGATGGCAGTGACTTTGTACGAGTCAACGGCGACGATCAAACATTGACCTGGGAAGGCACCGAGGCTCTCGGCAGCGGCCAACCCATCGGCGTCACTCGGACTAAATTCGAAGTCAAGAACTTTGAATTGGTCATTCAGTGGAAGCATCTCAAAGCGGCTGGCAACTCCGGTGTGTTCGCGTGGGTGCCGATGTCAGCTTTGAAAGACCTTCCGCCGAACAGGTTGCCCAACACAGGAATCGAAGTCCAAATGTTGGACCTCGACTATGGCCGGAAGTACACCGAATCGACGGGAAAACCACCGACGTGGTTCACCAGCCACGGTGACATCTTTGCGGTCGGCAAATCGTCGATGCAGCCGTTTCCGCCGCTCTCGCCCGATGGGCACCGCAGTTTCCCATCGGCCGAAACCACTCATCCGCACGGCGAGTGGAACCAGTACTACGTCCGCGGGATCAACGGCGAGATCCGTTTGTGGGTCAACGGGGTGGAGGTTTCCGGCGGTCGCAGTTGCTCGCCCGACGAAGGCTTCCTGTGCTTGGAATCGGAAGGCAGCCCCATTCGATTCCGTGAAATTTGGCTGCGTGAGCTTCCCTGAGCTCCGGTTTAGGAACCATTCGGAAACAACTTCGGGATCTAAAAGGTAGCGGAAGGGCGCGAGCCCTCTGGTGACACACCGGGCGGCTCGCGCCGCTCCGCTATAACCGAACTTAATTCCGAACGGTTCCTCAACACCAACAATTGTGAGACCGGGCGATATTTCGCTCAACCGAGCTATTTCCAAGCGTCGATCAACAGGATTCGCTCGCTTTGAAAAATCAGCCCTGGTCAAAACGATGGTTGGTCGCTATCCTTCGCGATTCGAAAATCCGACCTCCAGGTCAATTCCCACTTCACCCCGAACATTTTTTCCCGCCATGTATGCCATTTTTGTCGACGGTGGACGCCAATACCGAGTCGAGCCAGGAATGGAACTCGACGTCGATTACCGCGACATCGCAGCAGGAGAAAACCTGAAATTTGAAACCGTGTTGGCCGTTGGTGCCGATGACGGGCTAAAATTGGGTGCTCCGACTCTGGACGGTGTTTCGATCAGTGCATCGGTGTTGGGCATGTCCCAAGACAAGAAGATCTACATTCAAAAGTTCCGTCGTCGTAAGCACAGCAAGAAACGCACGGGACACCGCCAAAAAAACACCCGCATCCGAATCGAAGAAATCGCGGGCGTATGACGCTTTCCTGATCGGCTGAATCGATGCCCCACCTTCGCCTGAATGATTTTGAACTGGGCGCGGTTCTTGGTGTGGGCACGGTCGGCACGGTTTACGACGGGAAAATTCGTGACGACATCGAAGTCCACCCCGCCGCGGAAGCCATCCGCGGTCAGGACTTGGCCGTCAAAAAGCTGCACCCGGCCGTCTCACAAGACGACCTGATTCAGGCCCGCTTTCGCCGCGAAATGGTGATTTTGGAGCGATTGCAGCATCCCAACATCATTGGCTATTTCGGCGGCGGTTCCGAAGACGGTCAATTGTTCTACGTGATGGAACGTGTCGACGGCGGGACGATCAAGGATCTGCTGGAAACCAACGGAGCGTTGGCTTGGCCGGTCGTTGTCGACGTTGCTCGGCAAGTTTGCTCCGCTCTGCAATGTGCTCACAACCACGGCGTCATCCATCGCGATCTGAAACCTGGGAACCTGTTTCTCACACGCGATGCGCACGTGAAGTTGGGCGATTTTGGCATCGCTCGCGATCAACACTCATCGGATCTGACATCACAAGGTTTGACCGTCGGAACTCACGCCTACATGGCACCGGAGCAAATCACCGGTGATGAAACCATCAGCGGGAAAGCAGATTTGTATGCCCTGGGCTGCGTTCTGTTTGAAATGCTGGCCAATCGGAAAGTATTCGCGGGCGAGAACTTCGCACAATTGTTCGAGCAGCATTTGCGAACAAAGGCACCTGATATCGCTTCGATCGTTTCAGATGTGCCCCCGGAACTGAACCAAGTGATCGCGGAATGCTTGGAAAAGTCGCCCGACGATCGCCCATTCAACGCTCGATCGGTTCAAGGTGTGATGATCGAAATCGGCGAGAAATACGACCTCTCAGCATCCTCCACGCCGGCGACCCATGGCGACTCAGATCATTCCCAGGCTGAGAATCGTCACGCCGACGTCAGCGCTGACAGCGTGACTGAAAAAGGGCGTCGGTTGTTGGAAGAACAGATTCACTACCGTTTGGGCGGCACTTCTCGCGAAACCGTGGGCTTGGGAAAAGTCAGCGTCATCGTGATTGCGATCATCGTTCTGATCGCATTGGCTGTTTCGCTGTCGGGTGGTTCGTAGAAATTAATTCGAGCGACTTTCAGGCTCCGAATGGACTGCGTCGCCAGCGGCAGTGTCGGAAGAACGATTCGCGTTTTATTCCGGTCGAAATTGCTTGAAAAACGGCAATTCTGCACGAACGATCACACCCAATTCGCCGGGGCGTGAAGTATTCTGCCACGACTGGTATCTTGAATGCAGGCAGCACGAAGTCTCGAAGGTTGTCGGCGATTGTCTGCCAACAACGCGTCTGCTTGCCTCCCTCTTAGGACATTACCGATGCCCCCTCTCTCCCGCCTCATTCCCACCCTCTGTTTGGCCACGTTCGTCATGACCTCCCCCGGCAACGCTCAAGATGATTCAGCGGCCCAGGTCGACGATCAACTCGGCTACTTCCTCGGATTCACCGTTGGAAATTCTTTTGTGCAACAAGGTTTTCAACCTTCTGACTTCACCGTCGAAGGCATGAACCAAGGCTTGCAAGACGCGTTGTCGGAAAAGGACCCCGCATTGTCCGACGAACAACTGCAAGAAATTCAAGGCAAGATTCAGGCCATGATGCAAAAGCGTCAGGCAGAACGGATGGCCGAGCTGAAAAAGCAAGGCGTGATGAACAAAGAGAAAAGCGCCTTGTGGCTCAAACAAAACGCCAAGGCAAAAGGCATCAAAGAGCTCGAAGGTGGACTGCAATATAAAGTGGTCACAGAAGGCGAAGGGGCATCCCCATCCGCTGAAGACACCGTCGCGGTTCACTACACCGGTAAGTTGACCAACGGCGACGTTTTCGACAGCTCGGTCGAGCGTGGCCAACCGGCCAAGTTCCCAGTCGGTCGAGTGATTCAAGGATGGCAAATGGCTCTTCAGAAGATGAAGGTTGGATCAAAGTGGATGCTCTACATTCCACCAGAATTGGCCTACGGCGAAAACGGTTCGCCACCCAAGATCGGACCCAACGAAGTGTTGGTCTTCGAAGTCGAGTTGCTTGAGATTCTGTAGGTCGCCACGGCGGTCTGACACAATCAATTGATCAAGGACGCTCGTCATTTGACGAGCGTTTTTTTTGCTATCCCCACCTAACCATATTTGTCCCCCGAAGGTTCTTGCTATGAAGAAGACTTGGATTCATCAGCTGTTGCTCAGTGGAGCCGCGACGGCTTGCTTGGCCACGCCGCCCGCGATCGCGGAATCACCTGACGCTGTTGCCACCTCACCGAAGCTACCTTCGTCCACGATCAACTTGGCCGCGCCTCCTTCGTCGCTCGACGTCTCGCCGATGCCGATCGAAGTTGTCGAAGCCTACCCCAACCTTCGCATCAGTCGTCCCGTGATCATCACCGGTGCGGGCGATGGAAGCGGACGCGTGTTCGTCGCCAGCCAAACCGGCGAAGTGTACGCCTTTGACGAAAACGACAGCGAGATCTCCGAGCCGGATCTGTTCGGCGACTTCAGCGAACTGGTCACCTACAAGGACAACGAAAACGAAGAAGGCTTTTTGGGATTGGCGTTCCATCCCAAGTTCAAAGACAACGGCCTCTTCTATGCCTACTACACCACCTCGGACAAGCCACACGTTTCAGTCTTGGTCGAGTTCGGTACCGTCGAAGGCAGCAACAATCAAAAGGGCGATCCATCGACCGCTCGTGAACTGATGCGGATCGAACAACCATTTTGGAATCACAACGGTGGTACCGTCGCATTTGGACCCGATGGTTACCTGTACATCGCATTGGGCGACGGCGGCAAAGCCAACGATCCGCTGCAATCAGCACAAGACCCGAGTCAGTTGCTTGGTTCGATCATGCGGATCGATGTCGACAAACGCGATGGTGACAAAGCTTACGGCATTCCCGAAGACAATCCCTACGTCGGCAAGTCGGATGCTCAACCAGAGATCTACGCGACCGGCATTCGCAATATCTGGCGTATGGCGTTTGATCCCAAGACTGATTTCCTGTGGGCGGCTGACGTTGGCCAAAACGAATGGGAAGAAATCAATCTGATCCGTCGTGGTGGGAACTACGGTTGGAGCCTGCGGGAAGCCAACCACAAGTTCACGCTAAACGGAAACGGTTCGGACGCTCGTCCCGATTTGATCGATCCTTTGGTCGAATATCCCCACACGGATGACTGGGGAAAATCGGTCACCGGCGGAGCCGTCTATCGCGGAACTCAAACACCGATGCTCGATGGTTACTACCTTTATGGCGACTATGTCAGCGGAAAGGTTTGGGCGTTGAAATACGATGCCGACACATCGACTGTCACCGAGAACCGACCTGTGTCAGCAACTGGATTGCCAGTCTTCACGTTTGGTCAAACAGATTCGGGCGAAGTCCTGGTGAGCACCATGATGGCCGGTGGACGAATCTACAAATTCGTCGCCAAGTGAACCACTGAAGTTTGCAAACAATGCAACCTCCTCCGAACAAACGATTAGTTCGGAGGAGGAACATTGGCTCGGAATCAGCGAGCGATATCAAACGCAAAGATCAAGTTTTGATCGCGGATGAACAACGTCTGATCGGCCACCACAGGGTGAGCCCAAATGGCACCACGATCGCGAGGCAGATCCGTTTCGCGTGGGATGGTGAGCATCCCCAGCGGTGACCAACGTTCCGCATTGGGTTCTACCAGAACCACGGTGCCATCACCGTCGTTGTAGCAATACAACCGGCCGTCAGCAAAACAGATTGAACCGCTTTTGTTCCGGCCCACTTTCTCACGCCACAACGTGTCGCCGGATTCGATGTCCTGAGCCATCCAAACGCCACCGTCGACCTTTGACATGCCGTAGATGGTTCCGTCCACGGCCACGACGCCGCCATGATGGTTTCTCATCGTCTTTCCATCCAAGTGGTAGACCTGCTCGGCGTTGATTCCGGAGCTCGCAGAAGTCAACTTCAGCAACACGTTGCCGGAACCATAGTCGCTGGTGTGATAGATCAGATCACCGAGAATCAACGGCGTTGGGATGGTCGCTACATCGTTCCCCGAAAGCGAGTTCTCAAACAACTTGTCACCTGACTCGCAATCGAACGCAACCACACCAATGTTGCTCGCGGTGACGTAGTAGTTCGTTCCGCCGAGTGACCCTTTCATGACTGAAACGTAGTGGGCCGGTGCATCGACTCCCTTGGATTGCCAAAGCAACTTACCGGTGCGTCGATTCAAAGCGATCATGTAGTTGCTGCCGCCAGGTTGCACAACGACTCGGTCGCCGTCGATCAACACCGACTCGCTGTATCCCCATTTTGGAATGCGGCCACCATACTCCGCGACCAAGTCCACTGACCAAAGCTTTTTGCCGTCTTGAAGCCGCAGAGCCGAAAGCACTCCTACGTCGGAAAGCACGAAGACTTGATTTCCATCGATGGTTGGAGTGCCGCGTGGTCCGCCGCCCCAACCGGTGTTGTAGTCGTCGTCGGTGCCGGCTCGTGAAATTGGAACTTGCCAAATCGATTGTCCTGATTTGGCGTCAACGCAAATCGCATAGCAGGTTTGCTCGTCCGATCCCATCGAGAACAGTTTGCCATCGACGATTGCCGTGCTGCTGTACCCACGTCCGGCGGTGGAGAAGGTCCATTTCAGCTTGGGGCCGCCTTCGGGCCAGCTTTGAAGCAAACTCTGTTCGGCTGCCTTGCCGTCTCGAGCGGGGCCACGCCACTGAGCCCAATCGGCGTCGCCCGCCATCAAGTTCGTCCCCAGCAAAGTTGTGCCGAGCATCAAAGAAGTGGCTGCAATTCGTTTTACCTTTGCCAAGATCGGCCGAGCAGATTCGAATGAGGGCAGGATACGAAGTCGACGAAGCATGGTGGCTCGTTCCGTAGTGGTGTGAAGGCGGGGAAGTTCGGAACTTTTGGTCGAGTTCCGTCTGGGCACTTTAGCAAACCACCTCAGGCGATCCAAGCAAGCCGTTCGAGGGCGTGGGGGCTTTCTCACCAATCGATCACCCGTGAAGCTTTCGGTCGCAAACCAAGGTTTGAGAAGAAGTTAAGAAGTTTGCTGAATTTCGAGACAAAGCTGAAAATCGAACCCAGTCACGATCCGAAAACGACATGATTGACCGTAGGACTACGATCTTTCACCTATCCCAAGCAGGCGGGCGATCAACCAGGCGGTGAAACTGGACTAAACTGACAGACACCGTTTTTGCTGAGAGATTTCTGTTGAACCCATCGCCATCCCAATCGACGTCTTCGGACACCACGACCGCTTTGGTGATCGCTTCCAAAGGAGGCGACAACGAAGCGTTGGGTCGATTGATGCTGCGCTATCGAGGGTACTTGCTGATGTTGGCGCATCGTTACCTCAGCGATCAACTTCGTCGACGCATCGATCCAGCTGACTTGGTACAAGTCACGTTTTTGGAAGCCAAACGCGACCTGCATGCCTTTCGAGGCGAATCGGCAGGTGAGTTTGCAGGCTGGCTGCGGGGCATGCTGAAAAACAATGTTGCCTCCGCCGTCGCTCACCATGTGATGACGCAGAAGCGTTCAACCAAAAAAGAAGTGCACGCCGGAGGAGCCGGCGGCGATGGCAGTCAGCCGGACAATTGGATCGCACAAATGCCCGGTGCGAAGACCAGCCCGAGCGGCGTTGCAGTTCGACAAGAGGTTGTGAGCGCCATGATGCAGGCGCTGCATGAGTTGCCCGAAACTCAGGCCGAGGCCATTCGACTGCGTTACATGGAAGGCTTGTCGCTGAAAGAGATCGTCGACCGGATGGGGAAGAGTGAGACCGCGGTCGCCGGCTTGCTCAAACGTGGCTTGAAAAAGCTTCGGACGATTCTGGACACCGGCAGCAGTCCTTGGTGGAAGACCTGATGGCCCAATCCAACGAAGACGACTTGGATGAGATCTTCGCTTTGTACCTGTCCGCTTGCGACACAGGAGAACTGACTTCACGAGATGACTTTCTAAATCAGCATCCCGAACATGCTGACCAACTTCGGGAATTGATGGACGCCGCCGATTTGATCGGCACGTTTTCAATGGCCGGATCGGCTTCGGATGAGTCGTCGCAACCTTGGACGGGACCGATCACGCTGCCGCCCAATCGCAGCGACAACGATGAAGATCCGCGTTTGGCATCGACGGCCAGCCAAATCGATGTGCAAACGGACATGGCGGACACCATTGGGATCGGCTCCGCGTTGTCGGCCGACGCGCTGGGTGAGCATTCCAACGTGGATCCCAATTTGACGCTGCCGATGGCCAATCGCTCGCAAGGCGATTCGGGACCATCGTTGCCGTATGATCTGGGTGACTATCAGCTGCTGAAGGTGTTGGGCGTCGGTGGGATGGGGGTCGTCTATCTTGCCAAGCAGCGTGATTTGGATCGCTTGGTGGCAGTGAAGATGATCCGCAGCGGCATGCTGGCTGGCCAAGACGAAGTCAAACGCTTCTACACCGAAGCCAAGGCGGCCGCAAAACTCAAACACCCCAACATCGTCGCGGTTCACCAATTTGGGCGACGAGCCGGTCACCACTTTTTCTCGATGCAATACGTCGAAGGCGAAGACCTGCAAAAGGTGCTCGCAAAAGGCCCGTTGCCTTCCCGCCGCGCGGCCGAGATCGTTCGCGACGTGGCTCAAGCCATCCATCACGCTCACAGCCGCGGTGTCCTGCACCGCGACCTCAAGCCAGGCAACGTCCTGATCGATCCATCGGGTCAAGTTCACGTGACTGACTTCGGTCTGGCCAAACACACCGACGCTGACAGCAGCGTGACCGGCAGCGGCGCCGCGGTTGGAACGCCGCACTACATGGCACCGGAACAAGCACTCGGACACAGCGATCGAGTGACGCATCACAGCGACATTTACTCGCTCGGTGCGATCCTGTTTGCAACTATCACATCGCGACCGCCGATCGTCGGCGACACGGTGATGCAAACCTTGTTGAAAGTCGCTCATCAGCCGCCGCCAGCACTGCGATCAGTGAACCCAGAA
Coding sequences within:
- the rplU gene encoding 50S ribosomal protein L21, with product MYAIFVDGGRQYRVEPGMELDVDYRDIAAGENLKFETVLAVGADDGLKLGAPTLDGVSISASVLGMSQDKKIYIQKFRRRKHSKKRTGHRQKNTRIRIEEIAGV
- a CDS encoding FKBP-type peptidyl-prolyl cis-trans isomerase, yielding MTSPGNAQDDSAAQVDDQLGYFLGFTVGNSFVQQGFQPSDFTVEGMNQGLQDALSEKDPALSDEQLQEIQGKIQAMMQKRQAERMAELKKQGVMNKEKSALWLKQNAKAKGIKELEGGLQYKVVTEGEGASPSAEDTVAVHYTGKLTNGDVFDSSVERGQPAKFPVGRVIQGWQMALQKMKVGSKWMLYIPPELAYGENGSPPKIGPNEVLVFEVELLEIL
- a CDS encoding PQQ-binding-like beta-propeller repeat protein, giving the protein MLRRLRILPSFESARPILAKVKRIAATSLMLGTTLLGTNLMAGDADWAQWRGPARDGKAAEQSLLQSWPEGGPKLKWTFSTAGRGYSSTAIVDGKLFSMGSDEQTCYAICVDAKSGQSIWQVPISRAGTDDDYNTGWGGGPRGTPTIDGNQVFVLSDVGVLSALRLQDGKKLWSVDLVAEYGGRIPKWGYSESVLIDGDRVVVQPGGSNYMIALNRRTGKLLWQSKGVDAPAHYVSVMKGSLGGTNYYVTASNIGVVAFDCESGDKLFENSLSGNDVATIPTPLILGDLIYHTSDYGSGNVLLKLTSASSGINAEQVYHLDGKTMRNHHGGVVAVDGTIYGMSKVDGGVWMAQDIESGDTLWREKVGRNKSGSICFADGRLYCYNDGDGTVVLVEPNAERWSPLGMLTIPRETDLPRDRGAIWAHPVVADQTLFIRDQNLIFAFDIAR
- a CDS encoding PQQ-dependent sugar dehydrogenase, which encodes MKKTWIHQLLLSGAATACLATPPAIAESPDAVATSPKLPSSTINLAAPPSSLDVSPMPIEVVEAYPNLRISRPVIITGAGDGSGRVFVASQTGEVYAFDENDSEISEPDLFGDFSELVTYKDNENEEGFLGLAFHPKFKDNGLFYAYYTTSDKPHVSVLVEFGTVEGSNNQKGDPSTARELMRIEQPFWNHNGGTVAFGPDGYLYIALGDGGKANDPLQSAQDPSQLLGSIMRIDVDKRDGDKAYGIPEDNPYVGKSDAQPEIYATGIRNIWRMAFDPKTDFLWAADVGQNEWEEINLIRRGGNYGWSLREANHKFTLNGNGSDARPDLIDPLVEYPHTDDWGKSVTGGAVYRGTQTPMLDGYYLYGDYVSGKVWALKYDADTSTVTENRPVSATGLPVFTFGQTDSGEVLVSTMMAGGRIYKFVAK
- a CDS encoding sigma-70 family RNA polymerase sigma factor — protein: MNPSPSQSTSSDTTTALVIASKGGDNEALGRLMLRYRGYLLMLAHRYLSDQLRRRIDPADLVQVTFLEAKRDLHAFRGESAGEFAGWLRGMLKNNVASAVAHHVMTQKRSTKKEVHAGGAGGDGSQPDNWIAQMPGAKTSPSGVAVRQEVVSAMMQALHELPETQAEAIRLRYMEGLSLKEIVDRMGKSETAVAGLLKRGLKKLRTILDTGSSPWWKT
- a CDS encoding SulP family inorganic anion transporter is translated as MLNFFRQQTSSFKNDLLSGLTVALALVPEAIAFAFVAGVSPLIGLYSAFFLGLITAVVGGRPGMISGATGAMAVVVVALVADHGVEYLFPTVILCGVLQIVIGLLRLGKLIRMVPHPVMLGFVNGLAIVIGMAQLGSFKTLSESGTLVYLNGLPLFAMLALVGLTMAIIWLLPKVTTAIPASLAAILSITLIAVAVNESQRTDTGENLLATVGDMLRTNTIAAETKAANEAMAAEEAEAALHAAQFNPVNSADGSTTLISAVVAQDGPTIKDSFASATDTPDIEMPPADPGAEETAESESGISGGLPMPFWMEFEMVPFNWATLKIIFPFAIVLCGVGLIESLMTLSLIDEITETRGQGNRECIGQGTANLVCGLFGGMGGCAMIGQSLINVNSGGRGRLSGITAAICLLLFVLFLAPWIEQIPMAALVGVMFMVVIGTFEWASIKMLRRMPRSDMFVMILVAGYTVLMHDLASAVILGVIVSALVFAWQHATHIGADVKINEFGSKIYQLHGPLFFASVSSFKDMFNVSEDPDDVVIDFYYTRVYDQSGLEAINGLAEKYQAAGKRLHLTHLSEECRSLLNQAGDLVEVNVSEDPHYHVASDRLA
- a CDS encoding 3-keto-disaccharide hydrolase — encoded protein: MRLISDFFAAFLFLQRIPTPTAVVTLTFAGCCLLSDPSTSVVRADESVEKAANVKSDNVSVQIFDTSAPGWRQLDGSDFVRVNGDDQTLTWEGTEALGSGQPIGVTRTKFEVKNFELVIQWKHLKAAGNSGVFAWVPMSALKDLPPNRLPNTGIEVQMLDLDYGRKYTESTGKPPTWFTSHGDIFAVGKSSMQPFPPLSPDGHRSFPSAETTHPHGEWNQYYVRGINGEIRLWVNGVEVSGGRSCSPDEGFLCLESEGSPIRFREIWLRELP
- a CDS encoding serine/threonine protein kinase; the protein is MGTVGTVYDGKIRDDIEVHPAAEAIRGQDLAVKKLHPAVSQDDLIQARFRREMVILERLQHPNIIGYFGGGSEDGQLFYVMERVDGGTIKDLLETNGALAWPVVVDVARQVCSALQCAHNHGVIHRDLKPGNLFLTRDAHVKLGDFGIARDQHSSDLTSQGLTVGTHAYMAPEQITGDETISGKADLYALGCVLFEMLANRKVFAGENFAQLFEQHLRTKAPDIASIVSDVPPELNQVIAECLEKSPDDRPFNARSVQGVMIEIGEKYDLSASSTPATHGDSDHSQAENRHADVSADSVTEKGRRLLEEQIHYRLGGTSRETVGLGKVSVIVIAIIVLIALAVSLSGGS